The genome window AACCTGTTCCACTAAATTTCCCATCATGCCTCTCTTCCTTTAGACAACTCATATGCCCTTAAGACCGTCCCTTTTATTCTTTAATTTTCCTCATTAATTTAGTGAGCAAATGCAGTTGCCAAACCTTTGGGCAGAGAGAAACCGTCTCCTGCTCCCTCTTGGCAGAACTATGCAAGGAGGGGGTGGGAGAGAAGAGACTGGTATATTGCTGGCAGATATTTTGgaatttatttgattttcttttggctgctattgaatataccttacacaaacaaacaaacattacagcgCAAAAATACAAAAGGGTCTGGCCAATGTGCTGTTCCTCTCCAAATATACTGGAGATTCATTCAACTGATCCAAAGGTATCTGTCAATACTCTATAAAATCAGTCAGAGCCGATAACCACTCACCCCGTCTCCACTGGCTTCTGCAGGAAGATGTCAGCTGTGCTGGGCTCGTTTAAGACTGGCTTTGTCAGTCGTATCGGTTGAGGAGAGGCTGGTCTAGAGCTAGACATGTTCCTGCGAGTATCTGCAACAAAAAGGAAGTTTGACACTGCTGCCATCTGGTGGAAACCATTGTACATTAACAGCTCCATAAAATCCAGAGCATATATTTTGTTGAGACTGACCTCACAACACTCTCAAGGACAACGGATAACTCGTAATTCTACGTTCTAAGAGTTAGTGACAAATGTGAATGGTCTGTCTGGGTGGTGTGTCTCACCTGTGCCTTTATCCCATGTGTGAGGATCGGAGTATGAGATCATGGCAAAACGTCTGCGTACTTCCTCCTGGTCTCTCTGGGTAACAAAATATCACAGATAATTAGCATGAATCTATTTGGTCCATTTCAGTCGTCAATGGCAGAttttgtatgtgtgcatgtttgtgcctTTTAAGATGATCTGAGATCCAAAGTGACGTAATACAATCACTATGTGTGTAGAAAGCATCTAGTTCAATGACATCATCGTCCCACACATCTATGCACACATCTACGCTTTTCACCCCAGCACAAACTGACCTCCATCTCCTCCATCCTCAGCAGCATGCTCTCTAGCGTAGGTCCCTGTAGCAGTCTCTCAGCCTCAGTCTCAGCCACCTGTTGCCTCTCGGTCATCCACGCAGCTCGAGCCGCATCCTCCAGAAGATCATCAAGAACAGCCTCGCTCAATACGTCTGCACTTGCCTCAGGCTGCCGTTATTTACAACAACATAGTTCAGTGACAtcaataaatattatttcaatttAAGAGTGAAGAAAAGTGCGAGTTCCTTACCTTAACTGCAGCCTTAAGCCGTTGTCTGAGAGCATCACTTCCTGCGCCAGCCACCTGCTGTATAGGACACAGAAAGAAACTGTAAACCTAGAGACAGACTGTGCATTCTCGTCCATGCCaacgtatacacacacacaacagctgtTCACAGCATGCCTGAAGGGGGAATATACAAATACAACGAGAAAACAATGGACTTTAAAGTTTTGTGGTAACATCATATGCTTGTGTTTACCTGTGCTTGATCCAACAAAGGTTGAATTCTCTCTCGGGCGACCCGTTCAGCCTTTTCTGCCCATTGTGTGGGAGAGCCGACAGGGGTCCTACCATGCCCACATGCAAATAGATATACACAAATTAAACACTCTATTAACCCTTACATTTAGAAACATAAAATGCAATGAAGTCAAAAATGAATGAGGAGGATTTGAACTTGATGTTACATTATTAAAACTCTCAAGAGAATGATATGTGTTTGGccaacaaaatgtatttaagctGTCCCAATACAATTGGATTATGTAAATATCCTTTACAGACTGCCCTCATTTTAGTTAAATACAAATTATTGAGTGTACAGTTCTGCTTGGCTATAATAATGAGGGTGCTGTCGTACCGGAGTTTATTAATGCGTTCTGCTTCCTCTTCACTCAGACGATTCAGTTCTCTCAATCTCTCTGCAGTCATCCGCTCCAGCCAGGCCTGCCTGTTAAACGCACACAAACCGATTCAGATCTACTGCAGTCTTTACACACACAAGAACTGAGGAAATGTTGCCTTCAGCAGCAAACGTCTGTGTTATAAATGAGGATCAAAGTGACAATCGTTAAGTCAGAAAGAGACGACCGGTAATGGTTTAGTTAGAGAGAGCTTAGCCATGGAATTGAATCACTTAAAAGAGCAcaattaaatgtgaaaaatttAAGCCTGTAGTTTAAGGCTCTCTCTGATGGTTTTTACCAACTAATTTGTGAAATTTCTCAGATTACCAAACCGCAAGTTTAATTTTCGAACAGTCACTAATATCTACTACAATCAGCCAAGGAAATTGAAAGAGTAGGATCTGAACAAGATTTGGTCTTTCGGTAATGAATTGGGTCTATAGTACAATGATCACTATACAAGACATAATAACAGCAGACCTGAGAGCCTCGTTCTGGACTTGTTTCCTGTCATGTGATGAGGGGCTGAGCTGCGTGTTGTCTATAGACTTGACTTGCGGCTGTTGCTTTTCAGGGCTCTTTACAGGAAAGAACAGACATCTGGGTTCTGGCCTACTAGCcacaacactacacacacacacacactgatattagtaaaacatgaacacagaaataaatcaaACAGTGAAGGAAATATGTGAcgagaaaaaaggaaaatataacagtgtagtagtaTGAACACGTGTGCTAACCGCTGTCGCGAAGGGGAGTGTGGAGATGTTGGTATCCAGGGCACAGTGGTCTCTCTCTGGGGGACCTGATTCTCCCTCAACTGGGATGAGACGGTGGGCTGCTGGAAGTTGCAATCCTGAACGTGGCCGGCCTGGTGAATGAAGAGTAATGTATTCTTTTTCATCGACTTTACTAACTAACTCAACAGTGTAAATGCAAATATGTAAACAGCAGTCTGAACAAGCTAAATTGTATTGCTCAGGATTTGTATGGTCACAAAACTAAACTTTGTATAGCTTGCATACATTACGAGAATAGTACATCAGATTTTGTTTTACGCGTTTTATCTGTTTTATGACCATTTTGTGTAGACGTCTGTATGTTGTCTTAAAATGACTGAAGGCAATATTTCATGTCCTTAAAAATTCTATTACTATGGTTTTCAATTACCATAATTCAAAATGAAGGAAAACTATTTCCAAAACTTCTTAGAAATATATGAGCACCATTCTCACCTTAACATGGGCTGGGTTGATGGGGATGGTTTTCTTAGGTTTTTCTAGTTCTATCTCTCTCTTCTGTTTATTATGTATAAGGCTCTCAAGCCCTGCCTTCAGAACTTCATTACGTTCCTTCACCAATGCCTGTGAGGTCCTGTGGGGCTTCCCAGCCATTCTGCCTCCTGTATACATATAAAAAAGAAGTAACTATGTTTGTTTTGGGGATTGCAACAAGACGACAACAGAAAGCAAGGGAACTCACCAGCTGTTTTTACAGTAGTAGGCTTACGAGGAGGTCCTCTCCGTGAGGTCCTCTTGGTTGGGCCTTTTACGGGATGAGGAGGGGACATGCTGCGAGCCACAACTTTCGCAGAAGTCTTTTCTGCAGGTTTGATATTCTGTACGTCTGGGTCTCTCTCCATTGGTTTCTCCTGCTTGCTAAGTGCTAAGTCAAGGGTCTaagcaacaacaaacaaaacattagtAATTGCCAATTCAATTTTCATAACATAATGCATTTATATACAGAGCACATATATATTTGATCCAACAGCACCTCTAGTTTTTGCAGGATGTCGAGGGCTGTCTCGGGTACAGCGGATCCTTGTCGCACCTCTACTTTtgcagaacagagagagagctgGCGAATCAGCTGGCCCAGCTCTTTGCAGTAGGTGGGCACTTTGCTCTCCGCAGGGTCCGACAGTTGGTTGATGAAAACTTGCATGGCTCTTATAGCTCCCCTGTGAGCAGCTGCGAGTTTGTCCACTGCCACAAACTTCAAAAGCATCAcagaaatacataaaatatcTTATGCCAAGTGCATGTTCAAAGTCTAACTAGAAAACTTTGGGTACCTTCTTGGTTTGTTTGGTATTCTGAGAACGTAGCTTGTCAAGATCCTCTTGGATTTCTTTGACCTGCACAACAAGACAGTCCGATTATGGTTCTCTAAGGTCTACTAACAGCACAAAAACAAATAGAATATCGTCGTCTTCATCTCGTGGATTCAATTACATTACTTTGGGTACATACACTGCAGTGTTCACATACCTGTTTTTGCAATACGTAGATTATTCGTGCCGAACGAGCTGCCTGCTCCTGCCGACGGATCTCCATCCTGCGCTTCACATCTGGCTCCAGAACCTCCACCACACGCCCTGTGAGTCCAGCAATTCCACATTTAAACAAAGGACAGCAGAGACACTTTCTATTTCAGAGGGCTAAGATTAGAACCAACCAGCCATACCTTTATTAGCCAGCTGCTCTATTCTTTGAACATATGTGCTCAGTTCCTTCTGTAATTTGCGAATCTCCTGACTGAGCTGTTGTTCATTACTGAGGTCTTTGGTGGGTGGCGTCCGGCCCGG of Triplophysa rosa linkage group LG14, Trosa_1v2, whole genome shotgun sequence contains these proteins:
- the kiaa0753 gene encoding protein moonraker, whose amino-acid sequence is MISDFQRGSPLTIGELGYVNREWIKKRPSVFQMYGLQSQLRFNDTVAPSVLNRATRVGPPSPIMIEKLVHRAKGRDDVDSCTSSLRLSVLSEDRLQAAVMLAKKDLRRKRQESISRMSVEHPLERSQNTSRQKNNMDHSFQVSSGGTPKMSCQKNHTKPGAQVIVCTPPKPSSQPRPGRTPPTKDLSNEQQLSQEIRKLQKELSTYVQRIEQLANKGRVVEVLEPDVKRRMEIRRQEQAARSARIIYVLQKQVKEIQEDLDKLRSQNTKQTKKFVAVDKLAAAHRGAIRAMQVFINQLSDPAESKVPTYCKELGQLIRQLSLCSAKVEVRQGSAVPETALDILQKLETLDLALSKQEKPMERDPDVQNIKPAEKTSAKVVARSMSPPHPVKGPTKRTSRRGPPRKPTTVKTAGGRMAGKPHRTSQALVKERNEVLKAGLESLIHNKQKREIELEKPKKTIPINPAHVKAGHVQDCNFQQPTVSSQLRENQVPQRETTVPWIPTSPHSPSRQRVVASRPEPRCLFFPVKSPEKQQPQVKSIDNTQLSPSSHDRKQVQNEALRQAWLERMTAERLRELNRLSEEEAERINKLRTPVGSPTQWAEKAERVARERIQPLLDQAQQVAGAGSDALRQRLKAAVKPEASADVLSEAVLDDLLEDAARAAWMTERQQVAETEAERLLQGPTLESMLLRMEEMERDQEEVRRRFAMISYSDPHTWDKGTDTRRNMSSSRPASPQPIRLTKPVLNEPSTADIFLQKPVETGAVSETSVLDEDSSVFNDPSHAVTAGVKKTGGLYLSVPPSMQRSIQKYRENHDAFLQLLSHEAVGNFNP